From the genome of Argentina anserina chromosome 4, drPotAnse1.1, whole genome shotgun sequence, one region includes:
- the LOC126789867 gene encoding leucine-rich repeat protein 1-like, translated as MAMWALLHLLTTALVLLSWPLTPATANLEGDALFALRKAVKDSNNVLQSWDPTLVDPCTWFHVTCDGDNRVTRLDLGNANLVGSLVPELGKLQRLQYLELYMNNLTGPIPKELGRLKSLVSLDLYHNNFTGSIPSSLSNLSNLNFLRLNGNRLTGTIPRKLTKIRSLKIFDVSNNDLCGTFPTSGSFSKFSEESFKNNPRLEGPELMGFVRYDTTGNCN; from the exons ATGGCGATGTGGGCTCTGCTTCATCTTCTCACCACCGCCCTCGTTCTCCTCTCCTGGCCATTGACACCCGCAACTGCAAACTTAGAAG GGGATGCTCTTTTCGCGTTGAGAAAAGCTGTCAAGGACTCCAACAATGTTCTCCAGAGCTGGGATCCCACTCTGGTTGATCCCTGTACTTGGTTTCACGTCACCTGCGACGGCGATAACCGGGTCACTCGACT AGACCTTGGAAATGCAAACCTGGTCGGCAGCCTAGTACCTGAACTGGGCAAGCTGCAACGGCTTCAATATCT GGAACTGTACATGAACAATTTGACTGGTCCTATACCAAAAGAGCTGGGAAGATTGAAGAGCCTTGTGAGCTTGGATCTCTACCACAACAACTTCACTGGGTCCATTCCTTCCTCGCTTTCCAACCTCTCCAATCTTAACTTCTT GCGACTAAACGGAAACAGACTGACCGGAACAATCCCGAGGAAACTTACCAAAATCAGAAGCCTCAAGATCTT TGATGTATCAAACAACGATTTATGTGGTACCTTCCCAACCTCAGGCTCCTTCTCCAAGTTCTCAGAAGAAAG TTTCAAGAATAACCCAAGGTTGGAAGGACCAGAGCTGATGGGATTTGTCAGATATGATACTACAGGAAACTGCAACTGA
- the LOC126789848 gene encoding uncharacterized protein At2g33490 yields the protein MKTSLRKLRGLALHKHEAKDHRIDLQPLAQLDELAQASQDMQDMRDCYDSLLSASAATANSAYEFSESLREMGACLLQKTALNDDEDGGKVLLMLGKLQYELHKLVDSYRSHIFQTIAVPSESLLNELQTVEEMKNQCDEKRDVYEYMLKRQKEKGKSRGGRGETFSVQQIQLARDEYDEEATLFVFRLKSLKQGQSRSLLTQAARHHAAQLSFFKKALSSVEAAEPHVKLVTEQQHIDYKFNGLDDEGDGDNDDDDNYDDDSSFVNDDGELSFDYGNNEREPDVFTTRSSMESDQVDLTFPKISSVEALKDRLRRNSSSFRGRAVSQSAPLFPENKLDPAEKMRHMQPSLSRKFHSYVLPTPVDTNHSVSIGSSNTVPQTVQTRLSGRTQNLWHSSPLEPNTEKIMGDNKAAGPTVINAQSVLRESNNNIASHRLPPPLAGRMLSTGLDPLAAYDSKKIKRQAFSGPLTSKHSSSKPVSVGSHQMFSGPLLRNSIPQPPSVSPPKVSPNASPTFLSSPKISELHELPRPPVGLTSKSSRPLVGHSAPLAPRGQMQSTTSKPPLSPTAAPLPTPPQIIPRSFSIPSRSPRVTELHASKSHEAFPVPENSEDVASPPLSPIALSNTPKKS from the exons ATGAAGACTTCTCTCAGAAAGCTGCGAGGTCTCGCACTTCACAAGCACGAAGCTAAGGACCACCGGATCGATCTCCAGCCGCTGGCGCAATTGGACGAGCTCGCTCAGGCTTCTCAG GACATGCAAGACATGAGGGACTGCTATGATAGCTTACTTTCGGCATCTGCGGCGACCGCAAATAGTGCTTATG AATTTTCAGAGTCATTGCGGGAAATGGGTGCTTGTCTTCTCCAGAAAACTGCATTAAATGATGACGAAGATGGTG GTAAAGTTCTGCTAATGCTAGGGAAATTGCAGTATGAACTCCACAAACTTGTTGATAGCTAT cgCTCACATATATTCCAAACTATTGCAGTCCCATCAGAATCTCTTCTGAATGAACTTCAAACCGTTGAG GAGATGAAGAACCAATGCGATGAGAAAAG GGATGTATATGAGTATATGCTAAAGAGACAGAAAGAAAAAGGGAAGTCAAGAGGTGGAAGAGGGGAGACATTTTCTGTGCAGCAAATACAACTTGCTCGTGATGAATATGATGAGGAGGCAACTTTATTCGTTTTCCGGTTGAAATCTCTGAAGCAAGGGCAATCCCGTAGTCTGCTTACACAGGCGGCACGACATCAtgctgctcag TTGAGCTTCTTCAAGAAGGCACTTAGTTCTGTTGAAGCAGCAGAACCACATGTTAAATTGGTAACCGAACAGCAGCATATTGATTACAAGTTCAATGGTCTAGATGATGAAGGTGATGGTGACaacgatgatgatgataattaTGACGATGATTCCTCTTTTGTGAATGATGATGGAGAATTAAGCTTTGACTATGGAAATAATGAGCGAGAGCCAGATGTTTTCACAACAAGAAGCTCAATGGAG TCGGATCAGGTGGACCTCACCTTTCCCAAGATATCCAGTGTGGAAGCTTTGAAG GACAGACTTCGCAGGAATTCATCCTCATTTAGGGGTAGGGCGGTCAGCCAATCTGCCCCACTATTTCCTGAAAATAAGTTGGACCCTGCTGAAAAAATGAGACATATGCAGCCGTCATTATCGCGGAAGTTCCACTCTTATGTGCTACCCACACCTGTTGATACAAATCATTCAGTTTCTATTGGATCCAGTAATACAGTTCCCCAGACTGTACAGACAAGATTAAGTGGCCGAACGCAGAATTTGTGGCATTCATCGCCCTTGGAACCAAATACTGAAAAGATCATGGGGGATAATAAAGCTGCTGGACCAACAGTCATAAATGCACAGTCAGTCCTCAGAGAGAGCAACAATAATATAGCATCCCATCGGTTACCACCTCCTCTTGCAGGTCGTATGTTATCTACAGGGCTGGATCCTCTGGCTGCTTATGATtctaaaaagataaaaagacAGGCGTTTTCTGGTCCTCTGACAAGTAAGCATTCGTCTTCCAAGCCTGTGTCAGTGGGATCTCACCAAATGTTTTCTGGACCTCTGTTGAGAAATTCAATACCTCAACCTCCATCAGTATCTCCGCCTAAAGTATCTCCAAATGCATCTCCTACTTTTCTGTCTTCGCCTAAAATAAGTGAGCTTCATGAGCTTCCAAGGCCTCCTGTTGGCTTAACCTCTAAGTCTTCGAGACCTCTAGTTGGCCATTCAGCCCCCTTGGCACCCAGGGGACAAATGCAATCTACAACAAGTAAACCACCGTTGTCACCTACAGCTGCTCCTCTGCCAACACCTCCGCAGATCATCCCCCGTAGTTTCTCCATACCCTCAAGGAGTCCTAGAGTGACAGAGTTGCATGCATCTAAATCACACGAGGCATTTCCTGTTCCCGAAAACTCTGAAGACGTTGCTTCACCTCCTTTGAGTCCAATAGCCTTATCTAACACGCCTAAGAAATCATGA
- the LOC126789855 gene encoding pyruvate dehydrogenase E1 component subunit beta-1, mitochondrial → MLGIIRQKVGAATSSATMLGQLQRIRPAISALRGFSSSAKEQMTVRDALNSALDEEMSADPKVFLMGEEVGEYQGAYKITKGLLDKYGPERVLDTPITEAGFTGIGVGAAYYGLKPVVEFMTFNFSMQAIDHIINSAAKSNYMSAGQINVPIVFRGPNGAAAGVGAQHSQCYAAWFASVPGLKVLAPYSAEDARGLLKAAIRDPDPVVFLENEILYGESFPVSAEVLDSSFCLPIGKAKIEREGKDITITAFSKMVGYALQAAEILAKDGISAEVINLRSIRPLDRATINASVRKTNRLLTVEEGFPQHGVGAEICASVVEESFGYLDAPVERIAGADVPMPYAANLERLAVPQVENIVQAAKRACYRAVPLAANA, encoded by the exons ATGCTGGGGATTATAAGGCAAAAAGTGGGAGCTGCAACCTCGTCTGCTACG ATGCTAGGGCAGTTGCAGAGGATCCGCCCCGCCATTTCGGCTTTGAGAGGCTTCTCATCTTCTGCTAAAGAG CAAATGACTGTGCGTGATGCTCTGAACTCTGCTCTCGATGAGGAAATGTCTGCCGATCCCAAAGTGTTCTTGATGGGTGAAGAG GTTGGGGAGTATCAAGGTGCTTACAAG ATCACCAAAGGACTTCTGGATAAGTATGGCCCTGAGAGGGTTCTCGATACCCCAATCACTGAG GCTGGATTTACGGGAATCGGAGTTGGTGCTGCTTACTATGGTCTGAAACCTGTTGTAGAGTTCATGACCTTCAACTTCTCAATGCAG GCAATTGACCATATCATCAATTCTGCTGCAAAATCTAATTACATGTCTGCTGGTCAAATCAATGTGCCCATAGTCTTTCGAGGTCCTAACGGTGCTGCTGCTGGTGTCGGTGCCCAACACTCTCAA TGTTATGCAGCATGGTTTGCTTCCGTCCCTGGGTTGAAAGTTCTGGCCCCTTATTCAGCTGAAGATGCTCGTGGACTTCTAAAAGCTGCCATTAGGGACCCAGATCCCgttgtttttcttgaaaatgagATTCT ATATGGTGAATCGTTTCCTGTTTCTGCTGAAGTTCTTGATTCCAGTTTCTGCCTTCCAATAGGAAAGGCTAAG ATCGAGAGAGAAGGCAAGGATATCACCATTACAGCTTTTTCAAAAATGGTCGGATATGCGCTACAG GCTGCTGAGATTCTCGCTAAAGATGGAATTAGTGCTGAG GTCATAAACTTGCGGTCAATTCGTCCTCTGGACAGGGCCACCATCAATGCTTCAGTCAGGAAAACCAACAGACTTTTAACAGTTGAAGAAGGATTTCCTCAGCATGGTGTTGGTGCTGAAATCTG CGCATCTGTTGTTGAGGAAAGCTTTGGTTATCTTGATGCGCCTGTCGAGAGGATTGCTGGGGCTGATGTTCCCATGCCTTATGCAGCCAATTTGGAGAGATTGGCTGTTCCTCAG GTTGAAAATATTGTTCAAGCTGCAAAGAGAGCATGCTATAGAGCTGTGCCATTGGCTGCAAACGCTTAG